The nucleotide sequence TACtagattttctttgaaaaattcacTGATTTTCgtcttttcatttatataacttgatttattgtcaaaaattgatacaGAATGTCCCTAacgttattttaattattatcaagATGGAAAATAGACAAAACGTGAAGTTTCTCTGAAAAGTCAATTAATTTATGTCTTTTACCAATGAATTTATGTTTGTTGTCCGAAATAAGtcgaaattattgttaaaaaagtaTACAGATTATCCCTAACGTTATTATTAGCATAGGTTATAGACGAAAAGTGAAAaagtttctttcaaaaatctattgattctttttctaaatttactttcaatatttctttattttcttcttgatACTCGTATTACTATAGTAATGAATCTAATTATtgttattcataattattatgtTGCATCATTGTCATTTCAAATGATACGTAAACACCCAGATCTGTCGATGGGGGTGTGTCTACTTTCAACTAATCACGTTTCAAGGTTTTATTTATCAACATATAAATACGcgaatctaaaaataaaacaaataattgttacACGTGGCTTTATTAATATGCAATTTTAAACAGTTACTGgtaaaaaagttatcaacaattactTTACATGAACTTCGAAGCTCTTAAATATaagtttgcatttttttattcccgtaaaattataaaaaaatcattgaaatcgtatattttttttattttcacactAACAAAAAAGGGGGATTGCTATGATATAAAATTgccaaatttataatatttctatttatctatttatttttatttttaaggaacAAAGACCTATACCAGTTCCATCAGATAACCGTaagttttttaaacaatatttactctttgttatttcttttcacCTTTTCATGTCTATTTCAATCCTTTTTCCCATTATATATTCCTCAATTCCTctaaattttcacttttcactAGCAATGCAATGGTTCAATAACCTTTTTTTTACTTGTCTATGAGCCCTCTTTTAATTATTCTATGTTCTCTATAGATTTGTGTTTTAAACctctattcaattcaattattcaatagATTTTACGTATGTCAAtactgtcaaaatattttacattgaaatcAAACAATTCTACACTaaatctattatatttttatagtacaATAATAAccgaaattttttatatataactattttctgaatcaataatttttaaagttcaAAAACAAACGAATCAACCAGCTGATTGTAAATACGCACTATCACGTGTCTATGACCCGTTCACTTTCACTTCGTTCAGTTTCGAATGTCAGTGAACGTAAACCAGATATCATATCAGAGTTTTCGAATAGGCctgatatgtatatataaaaaccaCAATCTAATTAAATGGaacattaatttaaattatttttcaagtgTGCTAGTTTTATCAACTGTTAAGTAAAAACGACATACAACGAATTTTATTCAACTCGATCTAACCTTGACAGGAACATAATTGTTTCAAACATATTTACTATTAACATAGATAATCTACCgtttaaacattttaatgtCAAGGTTACTACGAATATGCTTAGAAACAATCGTGATATGAATAAACGactaataaattttaattctgaataaaaaatgtgtCGTTAcgtttatcaacaaaaaaatatgaaggtCGAAGCTATTAACAGTATATAGTCTGCTTCGAAAGTAGAAATTGCTTTATACGAGAAGAcaagtttaattaatattactaaaatgagtttttgaatattttttgatatacgAGGAGTGACAAAAAAAgctttgaattattttattacaaaagtgaaagtttataataaaatttaaatagaaaccACACAACTATGCATGTAATCATTACTGAGAGGTTTATTTGTGTCGTGGTTTGcacattttcatctttttttgaaataaaacgaCATTCCTCGCCCTTAACCAACTCAATTTCTCTTTCAAATTGGTCTTACCACTTGTTAACACTGTCAATGTCATTAAATTATAACCAGAGACAaatcattgtataaagaatattcttgtGTGCCATTATAATGCTATACACTAAGAAAAGTGGTTGTTTTTTTCCTTCAGAGTTCAACTCTGTTTGTTTCAGAGGTTCTGCTTCAAATGGAAGTAGTAGGGATATGCGGTTCTGATGTTCACTACTACATCGGTGGAAGATGTGGACCATTTATAGTTGAAAAGCCCATGGTTATAGGTAAATTGTgtataaatcgttttttttttctattccataaataaacataatttctcTAGGTCATGAAGCTTCTGGAACCGTCGTCAAAACAGGAAAGAACGTCAAGCATCTCAAGCCAGGTTAATTAATTTATGGTAccttcaatttaaaatattaacttatttttatttaacaggTGATAGAGTTGCTATTGAACCTGGAGTACCATGCCGTAGTTGCCAGTATTGTAAAACTGGTTCTTATAATTTGTGTCCTGACGTTTTCTTTTGTGCCACACCTCCAGATGATGGTAACCTTTCGAGATACTACGTCCATGACGCTGATTTTTGCTTTAAGTAAGGTTATgttaagttataaaaataatttactaaataGATTTTCTTTAGACTTCCGGAAAATATGAGTCTTGAAGAAGGTGCGTTGATGGAACCCTTATCGGTAGGAGTCCACGCTTGTAAAAGAGCCGGTATTGAATTTGGCGACGTATGTCTTATAACCGGAGCTGGACCTATCGGACTAGTGACTCTTTTAGCGGCTAAAGCAATGGGTGCTGTAAAAGTTGTCATTACAGGTaataactaaattatttaaaataattacgcaattatatgaaaaatgtgattGGCAGATGTAATAAGTAAGAAATTGGAAGTGGCTAAAGACTTAGGTGCGGATTATACCATCAAAATAGACAGGAATATGAGTGAAGAAGATATCATCAAAAAAGTGGTAGAACTACTGGGACAAGAACCCAACAAATCATTCGATTGCACTGGAATCGAATCCTGTATCAGGATTTGTGTTGCTGtaagtaaaattatttgttgtacTTCTAAATTCATTACCAGCTTTAGATTAAATTGTTcctttttgtttcaatgttttctaCTACTTGTTTTTTGGATTGTTTTGGATAGTTGTAAAACTATCTTCAGATCACGACGAATATCTTACTCGTTGTTGTAGGCTACTGCGGCCAAAGGTTGCGCGGTATTAGTAGGAATGGGAAAGGTAGAAATCAATCTTCCTTTGAGTAAAGCTTTGGCGAAAGAAGTAGACATCAGAGGTATCTTCAGATACGCTAATGAGTGAGTATATTAAATTTCtgattatcgatttttttcctacaatcgatatttttttcgcCAGCTATCCTACGTCTATTCAAATGGTACAATCTGGTAAGATAAACGTGAAACCTCTGGTAACTCACCATTATACACTAGAAGAAACGTTGAAAGCCTTTAATACCGCTCACACGCAAGAAGGTAATCCCATTAAGGTACTTATACACGCTAATCCGAACTGGAAACCATCTTAATTTAGTTctatgaattttgttttaaatttttgacgcaaaataattatttaagtatttttttaagtattgtTGTATTActgttaatacattttttgtctgatttgtttttatttaattcaccttgttctcaataaaaatttctttatggTTCCTGGTTATTGTTTTTCCCCTGCCACGCGAGCGCGATCTAGCGGTCAGATACGACTACTAGGCGTCAGCCATATTGTTGTGCGTTTTTCGTGAACAAACCAAGGTGATCATAACCTATCAatcaattcttttaaaaaatgactgaaatttcgttttttagtctttttcaaaaatctagATTGATGGAAAACAGTGTGGAGGATAATTACccatataatagaaaaaaatgtcggTTTTTCGCACGGGAAATAATGAGACTGAACAAACTCTGTAAAAGACACTATCACACGTTCTGGTAGCACTTCCACACGAGGAGGAAATAAAAGGTTAGAGGTGAGAAAATTCCGAGCCTTTTCGGTCGTGAAGTTCGTGCGGAAAACTAGGTACTAGGTATTATATTTCTCGAAACACGTTAACAGCAATATACATCAACCCCGATACGACGTACTATCAAGATGTTAGAGGTTGCATACGATTCCAGCTGAgcacaatttttgaaaatttcgactTATCTTCCGCGGGAACGCATTCGTAGTTGTCCATCTTGGTTTGGTAATGCCAACTAAcagatataaaataatctaCTGATGATTACcgatcaaaattgatttttaaagaaaatagcATGAAAATTATTCGATTTTCTGAAATTCTGAGAAAACCCTGTAATTTTCGGGATTACATGATTTTTTCGCGTTTATTTCCTTTACTACTCGtcttgaataattaaaaaaccgATAGGAGGGAATCAAATCAATCACTGGAGAAATAGATTTCGATATAGATGATCAGGACAACAGAAAAGCGAAGAGATAACCGTTACGAACtcaatatttccaataatttacTAATCTGACATCAGATACGTTCTAAAATCAATACTTTCACCCAAAAAATATCTTTTGCAACTGCGTTTTGAGTGAAACGCGTTTAAAATGAATCAGAATACAGGTggcgtaaaaaaattttaagaatattcTTGATTTGCTGATATTACACCACTTATACATATTTACGGGGAGCGTTTGAAATGTTAATTAATGTAAGGTAACAAAAACCGTTCCTATGTAATTTCTTTATGTTAAAAATGTCTTGTATAATTCAAAacctaaaataaacaaaaaaattatacgaattaCTATTAATTTGCAAAGTATTAGTGTtatggtggtgtaaacagtgtgttcaataagataaaatagaataaaataatgttttctttatttaattatgataATATCAACGCAATGGataatatatgaagaaaattgtaaaaattctttttctaacAAAGCTTCGTATTCACCTTGAACAACGAAATTGctcatattattttaataatataattcttataaaaatttattgatttaatcCTAACAAATTACATTTAGTActttaatagtagaaaaaaatgtgTATGATACTTTCTGTGACctgtgtataaaatatttacatagtCATCTAACTGCCGCAGCTTCGTCGAACATTCCGTACACCTCCTCGACTATCTATTAGCCTGCTATTAGGCGGGCCGAACGAAGTCTATACATTCCTTTTCCCGCATTCTTACCATATTTCAAAATAGTATCAGAATTCTTTGTAGATGGCACTCACTATTACTTCGATTAGaggtaaaacatttttgaacaatattaaaattttagtaagaattattttaaaatattatactaaatttaattaactatcattaattatttatggAAAGTTTATatataggaaaaaaaaattggcagCGGTGGGATTCGAACCCACGCCTCCGAAGAGACTGGTGCCTTAAACCAGCGCCTTAGACCGCTCGGCCACGCTACCGATAAGGTAATAAAACCATAACTAATATAAGATGTagtgttataatatttttattttatttatttatacgaggtgttaaataaaatgtaataattgtCCAATATATTATAGGGCTTCTTAGAAtggtaatattttataattataatgttattggtccatattttattctaatattataGTCACTAGCCACAAGTCAACAAATCGTCATATTGTCTGTGTCCCtgattatatattaatttgtgGCAATTTGAGATTCtatataaatgtaaaattacatagaaaaaccttttgttttaaattcattttattatcttagtgattattttttagtattcaTCTACTATATCTATAAATATAACTTTCCTGGGTAGTGATATAAGAAACTCAGATGCTGAGCTCC is from Diorhabda sublineata isolate icDioSubl1.1 chromosome 1, icDioSubl1.1, whole genome shotgun sequence and encodes:
- the LOC130450458 gene encoding sorbitol dehydrogenase-like, with the translated sequence MAPNADNLSAVLYGIKDLRLEQRPIPVPSDNQVLLQMEVVGICGSDVHYYIGGRCGPFIVEKPMVIGHEASGTVVKTGKNVKHLKPGDRVAIEPGVPCRSCQYCKTGSYNLCPDVFFCATPPDDGNLSRYYVHDADFCFKLPENMSLEEGALMEPLSVGVHACKRAGIEFGDVCLITGAGPIGLVTLLAAKAMGAVKVVITDVISKKLEVAKDLGADYTIKIDRNMSEEDIIKKVVELLGQEPNKSFDCTGIESCIRICVAATAAKGCAVLVGMGKVEINLPLSKALAKEVDIRGIFRYANDYPTSIQMVQSGKINVKPLVTHHYTLEETLKAFNTAHTQEGNPIKVLIHANPNWKPS